A genomic segment from Octopus sinensis linkage group LG4, ASM634580v1, whole genome shotgun sequence encodes:
- the LOC115210240 gene encoding uncharacterized protein LOC115210240 has product MNLPEQNPAANIDMAFQAAISLRIPPFWTHDPTLWFHHIEAQFASHRISSDAARLSHVISSLSPEITNVIRDLIMAPPGSVSYEVFKTTLINRTSESQQKRLHQLLISEELGDKTPSQLLRRMKQLLGDETLPEKIFKQLFLQRLPSNTQVVLASTRENTSLEELAELADKIAEVPHRYPTVSTVTPAAPSTNPFRAQTSSSEISDLRALMTQQAAQIQILTAQIQALKFSPQRRSTSRSRRDGRRSRSPSATRNSHDTCWYHRTFGTRAQKCTVPCSFSSPSSGNGTARN; this is encoded by the coding sequence ATGAATCTCCCGGAACAAAACCCAGCGGCCAACATCGACATGGCATTCCAAGCGGCGATCTCGTTAAGAATTCCACCATTCTGGACCCACGACCCGACATTGTGGTTTCACCATATAGAGGCACAGTTTGCCTCTCACAGAATATCGAGCGATGCGGCTCGACTTTCTCACGTTATCAGTTCTCTGTCACCAGAAATAACGAACGTGATACGCGACCTTATCATGGCACCACCCGGTTCTGTTTCATATGAAGTTTTTAAAACCACGTTAATAAACAGAACCTCAGAATCCCAACAAAAAAGACTTCACCAGCTTCTGATATCGGAAGAATTGGGTGACAAAACGCCGTCCCAGCTTCTTCGGAGAATGAAACAGCTTCTCGGAGATGAGACGCTCCCAGAAAAAATCTTCAAGCAACTTTTTCTCCAGCGTCTGCCCTCCAATACCCAGGTTGTTCTCGCGTCCACCAGAGAAAACACATCCCTTGAAGAACTTGCGGAGCTAGCTGACAAAATAGCCGAAGTACCGCACAGATATCCAACGGTATCGACGGTGACGCCAGCCGCTCCCAGTACCAATCCTTTCCGTGCACAAACCAGTTCTTCAGAGATTTCGGATTTGCGTGCATTAATGACGCAGCAAGCTGCGCAAATACAAATTCTCACAGCCCAAATACAAGCCCTAAAGTTTAGTCCCCAGCGTCGAAGCACCAGCCGATCTCGACGAGATGGCAGACGGTCTCGAAGCCCCAGTGCTACCCGAAACTCACATGACACGTGTTGGTACCACCGAACATTCGGAACACGGGCACAAAAATGTACGGTACCGTGCTCGTTTTCCTCACCCAGTTCGGGAAACGGCACAGCCAGGAATTGA
- the LOC118762875 gene encoding uncharacterized protein LOC118762875 produces MNLKGMETPIQYPLILILPLALTLVFSMTPLTGESTCDEVIFKEISKSKCLIDQMKILVNTSSTEECALRCVLHLKCQYFSYCNGSCYMHRLLYDKEIKDYDCNCSSYILLSDTRK; encoded by the exons ATGAACCTTAAAG GAATGGAAACACCAATTCAATATCCTTTGATTCTCATATTGCCGCTAGCCTTGACTCTCGTATTTTCCATGACTCCATTAACTGGAGAATCAACATGTGACGAAGTCATTTTCAAGGAAATCAGTAAATCAAAATGCTTAATTGATCAGATGAAGATTCTTGTAAACACATCTTCTACTGAAGAATGTGCACTTCGGTGTGTTTTGCACCTGAAGTGCCAATATTTTAGCTACTGTAATGGTTCATGTTATATGCACCGATTGCTTTACGACAAAGAAATTAAAGATTATGATTGTAACTGTTCATCGTATATTTTGCTCTCTGATACGCGTAAGTAA